Within Vibrio campbellii CAIM 519 = NBRC 15631 = ATCC 25920, the genomic segment CGGAGCGAGCTTGAACGTTTTGGATAAGTAGGTAGGTACGTTTAATTGGCGTGTTGTCGAGCATCATAATGTAGCTCTCGCCCCCCAAATCTTGGGCATGGTTCCAGTTACATGTATTGATAGCCAAGGGAATGATGCCCTCTGAGGTATCAAACTGGTTTGCCCATTCCCAAAAGGCTTGCGGATATTCTTGAATAGAGAACAGATCGCCTCGTGAGAACCTTACCGAGCCAGACGAGTTCGTTAACGGGTCATCAAAAATAGCGATAGCACCTGGAGAAAAGTGCTGCTCTAGATGTTTGAATATGGCCTCCGCCAATAATCTGTGGTCTCTCGTGGAAGAAACCGTCCTCGTAAAACTTTTTAAACTCACCTGGCCAACCTAATCTACTTTTTTATTTTCAATAAAAAACTACTTAGCTGGTGATATGCAATCAATGGAGTCCAAGTTGAGCTGTTAAGTCTTTCGCAAAAAATATGGACTTAATTTCACATTCGAGAACCTTTCAACATTTTTAGACAGATGTTTCATCAGAGTTACATACTGCAAAATATCGGCGCAAAAATGATCCATGATGAAGATTATTAATGTTGACAAAATAATCAGCCTAAAAACGAAAAAAAGCCCCTCATCAAGAGGGGCAAGAGTACCATCGCTTATAGTTATTTGTGTATATGCCAATAAATAGGTTGATTAACCGAAGTCACCGTTTACATAACCTTGAGTACGGTCGTCTTTTGGTTCGCTAAAGATCACCTGTGTATCATCGTGCTCAACCAATTCGCCCATTAGGAAAAACGCGGTGCGGTCTGAGATACGACGCGCTTGCTGCATTGAGTGCGTTACGATAACAATGGTGTAGTTCTTCTTCAGCTCTTCCATCAGTTCTTCGATTTTGTGCGTCGCAATTGGGTCAAGTGCCGATGTTGGTTCATCCATCAGAATCACATCTGGTTCCATCGCAATGGTACGTGCGATACAAAGGCGCTGCTGCTGACCACCAGAAAGACCAAATGCGTGTGACTTAAGACGGTCTTTTACTTCATCCCAAAGTGCTGCGCCGCGAAGTGAACTTTCAACCACTTCATCAATGTGTTTCTTATCTTTGATGCCTTGAGCGCGCAGACCGTAAGCCACGTTCTCGTAAATGCTCATTGGGAATGGGTTTGGCTTCTGGAATACCATGCCCACCTTGATGCGAAGGTCAGCAACGTCGATGTTACCGTAAATATCTTCGCCATCCATTGACAGTTTACCCGTGATCTTTACGCCTTCGATTAGATCATTCATGCGGTTCAAACAACGTAGTAGTGTTGATTT encodes:
- the pstB gene encoding phosphate ABC transporter ATP-binding protein PstB, which translates into the protein MNKFDIENLDLFYGENQALKSINLPIPVRQVTALIGPSGCGKSTLLRCLNRMNDLIEGVKITGKLSMDGEDIYGNIDVADLRIKVGMVFQKPNPFPMSIYENVAYGLRAQGIKDKKHIDEVVESSLRGAALWDEVKDRLKSHAFGLSGGQQQRLCIARTIAMEPDVILMDEPTSALDPIATHKIEELMEELKKNYTIVIVTHSMQQARRISDRTAFFLMGELVEHDDTQVIFSEPKDDRTQGYVNGDFG